One Candidatus Paceibacterota bacterium genomic window carries:
- a CDS encoding extracellular solute-binding protein produces MTDLSPFKVAVLIGFGLMLFGGFIALTLFSGAGGGETVTINLWGTAPQSIVREAIKQSVPDDTTVRVEYIEKEADTFDTELLEALAAGEGPDLFFLPQDKILKHQGKLWTIPFESYEERRFQDTFASVTEVYLTSQGSIGLPIIVDPMVMYWNRTLFDQHRISAPPQTWDSFNNEPLRSFIDRDGQQIDQAMIAFGNFSNITNAKDILTTLVMQSGSPLVERQGLDTYRAVMGISQEGQVISSAVAAVNFYTQFADPNKVVYTWNNSLPDSKQMFLNGDLAVYVGFASERNDLMRENPNLDFGVAMLPQSSGRDQQLTGARLEALAIPSQSQKKGVALTAAALLTEGEGARIIAEWSGLPPARRDLLSETQSRSHMDVFHDSAFISRSWFDPEPESSTEVFREMIQSIQSGRLQPAEAIGRANRELQNLLDQ; encoded by the coding sequence GACGGTGACTATTAATCTATGGGGCACGGCGCCACAAAGTATTGTAAGAGAGGCTATTAAACAATCTGTGCCGGACGATACAACGGTTCGAGTTGAGTATATAGAAAAGGAAGCGGATACATTTGATACAGAGTTATTAGAAGCACTTGCTGCAGGAGAGGGGCCTGACCTGTTTTTCTTGCCGCAAGACAAAATATTGAAGCACCAAGGCAAACTTTGGACTATTCCGTTTGAGTCGTATGAAGAGCGAAGGTTCCAGGATACGTTTGCGAGTGTTACTGAGGTTTACCTTACATCGCAAGGATCGATCGGTCTGCCGATCATTGTTGATCCAATGGTGATGTACTGGAACCGAACGCTTTTCGATCAACATAGAATTTCCGCACCCCCGCAAACATGGGATAGTTTTAACAACGAGCCTCTTCGTTCGTTTATCGACAGAGATGGCCAGCAGATAGACCAAGCAATGATCGCTTTTGGTAACTTTAGTAATATTACAAACGCAAAAGACATACTTACCACACTGGTCATGCAGTCAGGGTCTCCGTTAGTAGAGCGCCAAGGTCTAGATACGTATCGGGCGGTCATGGGCATTTCTCAGGAAGGACAGGTGATCTCTTCGGCTGTCGCTGCAGTGAACTTCTATACCCAATTTGCCGATCCGAATAAGGTTGTCTATACCTGGAACAACTCTCTCCCTGATTCAAAGCAGATGTTCTTGAACGGTGACTTGGCGGTTTACGTAGGTTTTGCCTCAGAGCGTAATGATCTTATGCGGGAGAATCCTAACTTGGATTTTGGGGTGGCTATGCTTCCTCAGTCTTCCGGGAGAGATCAGCAATTAACCGGTGCGCGACTGGAGGCCCTTGCGATACCGTCTCAATCGCAAAAGAAAGGGGTGGCACTCACTGCTGCGGCACTGCTCACGGAAGGTGAGGGTGCGCGCATTATTGCTGAATGGAGCGGCTTGCCACCGGCACGCCGAGATCTGTTGTCTGAAACACAGAGTCGGTCGCATATGGACGTATTCCATGATTCTGCTTTTATTTCTCGAAGCTGGTTCGATCCGGAGCCGGAATCAAGCACAGAGGTTTTTCGGGAAATGATACAGTCGATCCAGTCAGGTCGGTTGCAGCCAGCTGAAGCTATAGGTCGAGCGAATAGAGAGCTGCAAAATCTTTTGGACCAGTGA
- a CDS encoding pilin, translated as MTTILKHNKLMWAVCSTVALLAVVVGGVAPTQASAQEPGDCRADGGGGVLSGLVPCGCDTNGDDIVNGDERCDFSDIMTLIQNIITWIILFTIPVAALMFSYAGFLLISAQGDEGKIRQGKQIFGYVLTGFVFVLAAWLIVYTVASVLLDDEFLQFLE; from the coding sequence ATGACCACGATACTAAAACACAATAAACTAATGTGGGCGGTATGTAGTACTGTTGCGTTGCTTGCTGTAGTTGTTGGAGGGGTCGCGCCCACGCAAGCTAGCGCGCAGGAGCCTGGTGACTGTCGAGCAGATGGAGGGGGTGGCGTGTTGAGCGGGCTCGTTCCATGCGGGTGCGATACTAATGGGGACGATATAGTGAATGGCGATGAGCGCTGTGATTTTTCAGATATAATGACGCTGATCCAGAATATTATCACCTGGATCATTCTGTTCACTATCCCGGTCGCTGCTTTGATGTTCTCGTATGCTGGCTTCTTATTGATATCTGCGCAGGGTGACGAAGGGAAAATAAGGCAAGGCAAGCAGATATTTGGATATGTGCTGACAGGTTTTGTGTTTGTGCTAGCAGCGTGGCTGATCGTGTACACAGTTGCCAGTGTGTTATTAGACGACGAATTTTTACAATTTCTTGAGTAA